A region of Ornithodoros turicata isolate Travis chromosome 5, ASM3712646v1, whole genome shotgun sequence DNA encodes the following proteins:
- the LOC135393897 gene encoding adenylyl cyclase-associated protein 1-like isoform X1: MSDRLNEVLIRLSGLRVAQDHLGNLTTMSLPDLEKLVERLEQVAFRLERAEACPATAGAGGRVLMRGTSVELISASVQAYDSVLSGALHNYVTLSKKIGAEVATHADMVTKAFQVQRQFLTIAAKSREPDKNALRELLKPTSDQIQAVQDFREKNRTSKLFNHLSAVSESIPALGWVTISPAPAPFVKEMNDACQFYTNRVLVDYKDKDKTHIDWARSWLSVLVDLQGFVKAHHLTGLVWNHMGGDAMSLAKGSGPAPAAGGGPPPPPPPPPPADFLGSAPTEDPRAALFRDINKGENISKALKKVSAEQMTHKNPSLRGQAPLPGKGSPSAPGFASSKPSQEVMKPPRFELEGKKWCLDYQVNQQQLVVDNTQMNQSVSIYKCVNSVVIVKGKVNSISIDSCKKTSVVFDDIVSVVEFINCQSVKAQSLGKVPTIAIDKTDGAHVYLSDKSLDAEIVTSKSSEVNVSVPKADGDFLEIPVPEQYKSKWNGKTLSTIVVDQA; encoded by the exons ATGTCAGATAGATTGAACGAAGTTCTGATTCGTCTTAGTGGTCTTCGGGTAGCACAAGACCACTTAG GAAACCTGACAACGATGTCACTGCCAGACCTTGAAAAGCTTGTAGAGCGACTGGAACAAGTCGCCTTTCGCCTGGAACGAGCTGAAGCATGCCCGGCAACAGCTGGTGCTGGGGGACGCGTCCTGATGCGTGGGACTTCAGTGGAGCTCATCTCTGCTTCGGTGCAGGCTTATGACTCTGTTCTCAGTGGTGCCCTGCACAACTACGTCACACTCAGCAAGAAGATTGGCGCTGAGGTGGCCACTCAT GCTGACATGGTGACCAAGGCTTTCCAAGTGCAGAGACAGTTCCTGACAATAGCTGCGAAATCTCGCGAGCCAGATAAG AACGCCCTGAGGGAGCTTTTGAAGCCAACCTCTGATCAGATTCAAGCTGTTCAG GACTTCCGCGAGAAGAACCGCACGAGCAAGTTGTTCAACCATCTCTCTGCAGTCAGCGAATCCATTCCTGCTCTAGGATGGGTTACTATT AGCCCAGCTCCAGCACCATTCGTGAAGGAAATGAACGATGCCTGTCAGTTCTACACGAACAGAGTGCTGGTAGACTACAAGGACAA GGACAAGACCCACATTGACTGGGCACGTTCCTGGTTGTCGGTCCTTGTGGATCTGCAGGGCTTCGTGAAAGCTCATCATCTGACTGGTCTGGTGTGGAACCACATG GGTGGAGATGCGATGTCCTTGGCAAAAGGCAGCGGACCTGCACCAGCAGCAGGTGGAGGCCCTCCCCCACCTCCTCCTCCGCCGCCACCTGCAGACTTCTTGGGTTCAGCTCCGACCGAGGATCCGCGAGCTGCCCTCTTCAGGGACATCAACAAGGGAGAGAACATCAGCAAGG CTTTAAAGAAAGTCAGTGCAGAACAGATGACCCACAAGAACCCTTCCTTGCGTGGCCAAGCGCCATTGCCCGGCAAAGGCAGCCCGTCTGCTCCTGGGTTTGCATCCAGCAAGCCTTCTCAAGAGGTCATGAAGCCACCCAGGTTCGAACTCGAAGGAAAGAAGTGGTGTCTG GACTACCAAGTAAACCAGCAGCAATTGGTCGTGGACAACACTCAGATGAACCAATCTGTGAGCATTTACAAGTGTGTCAACTCAGTCGTCATTGTCAAGGGAAAAGTCAACTCCATTTCTATAG ATTCATGCAAGAAGACGTCCGTCGTGTTTGACGATATTGTCTCTGTTGTGGAGTTCATCAACTGCCAAAGTGTGAAGGCTCAGTCTCTGGGTAAAGTGCCCACCATTGCTATTGACAAGACTGACGGAGCCCATGTGTATCTGTCCGACAAGTCGCTCGATGCCGAGATCGTGACTTCCAAGTCTTCCGAAGTGAATGTTTCTGTTCCCAAGGCTGATGGAGACTTT TTGGAAATCCCAGTGCCAGAGCAGTACAAGTCTAAATGGAATGGCAAGACACTGTCAACGATCGTCGTTGACCAGGCATAA
- the LOC135393897 gene encoding adenylyl cyclase-associated protein 1-like isoform X2: MSLPDLEKLVERLEQVAFRLERAEACPATAGAGGRVLMRGTSVELISASVQAYDSVLSGALHNYVTLSKKIGAEVATHADMVTKAFQVQRQFLTIAAKSREPDKNALRELLKPTSDQIQAVQDFREKNRTSKLFNHLSAVSESIPALGWVTISPAPAPFVKEMNDACQFYTNRVLVDYKDKDKTHIDWARSWLSVLVDLQGFVKAHHLTGLVWNHMGGDAMSLAKGSGPAPAAGGGPPPPPPPPPPADFLGSAPTEDPRAALFRDINKGENISKALKKVSAEQMTHKNPSLRGQAPLPGKGSPSAPGFASSKPSQEVMKPPRFELEGKKWCLDYQVNQQQLVVDNTQMNQSVSIYKCVNSVVIVKGKVNSISIDSCKKTSVVFDDIVSVVEFINCQSVKAQSLGKVPTIAIDKTDGAHVYLSDKSLDAEIVTSKSSEVNVSVPKADGDFLEIPVPEQYKSKWNGKTLSTIVVDQA; this comes from the exons ATGTCACTGCCAGACCTTGAAAAGCTTGTAGAGCGACTGGAACAAGTCGCCTTTCGCCTGGAACGAGCTGAAGCATGCCCGGCAACAGCTGGTGCTGGGGGACGCGTCCTGATGCGTGGGACTTCAGTGGAGCTCATCTCTGCTTCGGTGCAGGCTTATGACTCTGTTCTCAGTGGTGCCCTGCACAACTACGTCACACTCAGCAAGAAGATTGGCGCTGAGGTGGCCACTCAT GCTGACATGGTGACCAAGGCTTTCCAAGTGCAGAGACAGTTCCTGACAATAGCTGCGAAATCTCGCGAGCCAGATAAG AACGCCCTGAGGGAGCTTTTGAAGCCAACCTCTGATCAGATTCAAGCTGTTCAG GACTTCCGCGAGAAGAACCGCACGAGCAAGTTGTTCAACCATCTCTCTGCAGTCAGCGAATCCATTCCTGCTCTAGGATGGGTTACTATT AGCCCAGCTCCAGCACCATTCGTGAAGGAAATGAACGATGCCTGTCAGTTCTACACGAACAGAGTGCTGGTAGACTACAAGGACAA GGACAAGACCCACATTGACTGGGCACGTTCCTGGTTGTCGGTCCTTGTGGATCTGCAGGGCTTCGTGAAAGCTCATCATCTGACTGGTCTGGTGTGGAACCACATG GGTGGAGATGCGATGTCCTTGGCAAAAGGCAGCGGACCTGCACCAGCAGCAGGTGGAGGCCCTCCCCCACCTCCTCCTCCGCCGCCACCTGCAGACTTCTTGGGTTCAGCTCCGACCGAGGATCCGCGAGCTGCCCTCTTCAGGGACATCAACAAGGGAGAGAACATCAGCAAGG CTTTAAAGAAAGTCAGTGCAGAACAGATGACCCACAAGAACCCTTCCTTGCGTGGCCAAGCGCCATTGCCCGGCAAAGGCAGCCCGTCTGCTCCTGGGTTTGCATCCAGCAAGCCTTCTCAAGAGGTCATGAAGCCACCCAGGTTCGAACTCGAAGGAAAGAAGTGGTGTCTG GACTACCAAGTAAACCAGCAGCAATTGGTCGTGGACAACACTCAGATGAACCAATCTGTGAGCATTTACAAGTGTGTCAACTCAGTCGTCATTGTCAAGGGAAAAGTCAACTCCATTTCTATAG ATTCATGCAAGAAGACGTCCGTCGTGTTTGACGATATTGTCTCTGTTGTGGAGTTCATCAACTGCCAAAGTGTGAAGGCTCAGTCTCTGGGTAAAGTGCCCACCATTGCTATTGACAAGACTGACGGAGCCCATGTGTATCTGTCCGACAAGTCGCTCGATGCCGAGATCGTGACTTCCAAGTCTTCCGAAGTGAATGTTTCTGTTCCCAAGGCTGATGGAGACTTT TTGGAAATCCCAGTGCCAGAGCAGTACAAGTCTAAATGGAATGGCAAGACACTGTCAACGATCGTCGTTGACCAGGCATAA